A window of Luteolibacter flavescens genomic DNA:
ATAGATGGGATTGCTATCTTGAGCTGTCTGAAAACGGGTGCCGTATTCCCGATGATACCGGCGATTATCGAGCGACCGGGCGACGGGATGCGGCGAGGTCGTCAATTTCCCCGCGGGCCTTCGCAGACGTGGACGAAGGCGGGGGGGACGTTGAGGGGGACGAGGGAGGTGGTGACGCGTTCGAAGCGTTGCTCGAGCCGGGACTTCAGCCGGAGTGAATACTGGAAGGCGACGAATTTGCCGCTCGGCTTCAGGGCGGAGCGGACGTTGTCCAGGATCAGGTCGCGGAGGAAGGGCGGGAAGTTGGCAAAGGGGAGGCCGGAGATGACGCCGTCGAGGAGCGGCGCGGTGTCCTCCCGCGGCAGCAGGTGGATGTCGCAGGCGTCCGGGTGGAAGGAGAAGTCCGGCAGCTCGAGCTGCAGGCGCTGGCGGAGCATCTCGTCCCGCTCGAAGATGTAGACGCGGCAGCCGGGATCGCGGCGGCGGTGGATCTCACGGGTGAAGACGCCGGTGCCCGCGCCGAGCTCGGCGATGTGGCGGGAGCTCTGCCAGTCGATCGGCTTGAGCATCTCCCGGGTGAGGTGGCGGGAGCTCGGCACGATGCTGCCGGTGCTCAGCGGTGCCGAGAGGAATTTCTGGAGGAATAGCAGGCGCTCTTGGAGTGGCGTGCAGGGGTTCACCGGTGGTGGTTTCTAGCGGTTCACAGCGGTCCCGAGATTCACGATGGCGAGTGCGGCGCGGCCGACTTCCTTGCCCTTCACGACGAGATGCTCGCGGAAGAAAGCGATGCGCTCCTCACTTTCGTCGAAATGATGCGGGGTGAGCACGCAGGAAAGGATGGGCACCCCTGTATCCAACTGTATCCGCATCATCCCGGACAGCACCGCATCGGCGACAAATTC
This region includes:
- a CDS encoding class I SAM-dependent methyltransferase, with product MNPCTPLQERLLFLQKFLSAPLSTGSIVPSSRHLTREMLKPIDWQSSRHIAELGAGTGVFTREIHRRRDPGCRVYIFERDEMLRQRLQLELPDFSFHPDACDIHLLPREDTAPLLDGVISGLPFANFPPFLRDLILDNVRSALKPSGKFVAFQYSLRLKSRLEQRFERVTTSLVPLNVPPAFVHVCEGPRGN